In the Oncorhynchus nerka isolate Pitt River linkage group LG2, Oner_Uvic_2.0, whole genome shotgun sequence genome, one interval contains:
- the LOC115137974 gene encoding mitochondrial intermembrane space import and assembly protein 40-like isoform X2 yields the protein MSYCKDRIIFVTKEDHEAPSNAELIADDPNDPYEDQGLILPSGEINWNCPCLGGMASGPCGTQFKEAFSCFHYSNEEVKGSECIDNFRAMQECMQKYPELYPQEDENEGVAAGGADATAVGGADATAVGGADTTAPAPAEGSAPVDSTSPELAEDSSSAPVASSDSTLFSPTPESAPSSDNTPPTDSQAAS from the exons ATGTCGTACT GTAAAGATCGTATCATCTTCGTTACCAAGGAAGACCATGAAGCACCTAGCAACGCCGAGCTCATTGCAGATGACCCCAATGACCCCTACGAAGATCAGG GCCTGATTCTGCCTAGTGGGGAGATCAACTGGAACTGTCCATGCCTGGGAGGGATGGCTAGCGGGCCCTGTGGCACACAGTTCAAGGAGGCCTTCTCCTGCTTCCACTACAGCAATGAGGAGGTGAAGGGTTCAGAGTGTATCGACAACTTCCGCGCTATGCAGGAGTGTATGCAGAAGTACCCTGAGCTCTACCCACAGGAGGACGAGAATGAGGGAGTCGCCGCGGGAGGGGCAGATGCTACTGCCGTGGGAGGGGCTGATGCTACTGCCGTGGGAGGGGCTGATACCACTGCCCCTGCGCCTGCTGAGGGCTCTGCCCCCGTTGATTCTACTTCACCTGAGCTGGCAGAGGACTCGTCCTCAGCACCAGTGGCGTCTAGTGACTCTACCCTGTTCTCCCCAACACCTGAGTCTGCCCCGTCATCCGACAATACACCCCCCACAGACAGCCAGGCTGCCAGCTAA
- the LOC115137974 gene encoding mitochondrial intermembrane space import and assembly protein 40-like isoform X1 — protein MSYCKQEGKDRIIFVTKEDHEAPSNAELIADDPNDPYEDQGLILPSGEINWNCPCLGGMASGPCGTQFKEAFSCFHYSNEEVKGSECIDNFRAMQECMQKYPELYPQEDENEGVAAGGADATAVGGADATAVGGADTTAPAPAEGSAPVDSTSPELAEDSSSAPVASSDSTLFSPTPESAPSSDNTPPTDSQAAS, from the exons ATGTCGTACTGTAAGCAAGAGG GTAAAGATCGTATCATCTTCGTTACCAAGGAAGACCATGAAGCACCTAGCAACGCCGAGCTCATTGCAGATGACCCCAATGACCCCTACGAAGATCAGG GCCTGATTCTGCCTAGTGGGGAGATCAACTGGAACTGTCCATGCCTGGGAGGGATGGCTAGCGGGCCCTGTGGCACACAGTTCAAGGAGGCCTTCTCCTGCTTCCACTACAGCAATGAGGAGGTGAAGGGTTCAGAGTGTATCGACAACTTCCGCGCTATGCAGGAGTGTATGCAGAAGTACCCTGAGCTCTACCCACAGGAGGACGAGAATGAGGGAGTCGCCGCGGGAGGGGCAGATGCTACTGCCGTGGGAGGGGCTGATGCTACTGCCGTGGGAGGGGCTGATACCACTGCCCCTGCGCCTGCTGAGGGCTCTGCCCCCGTTGATTCTACTTCACCTGAGCTGGCAGAGGACTCGTCCTCAGCACCAGTGGCGTCTAGTGACTCTACCCTGTTCTCCCCAACACCTGAGTCTGCCCCGTCATCCGACAATACACCCCCCACAGACAGCCAGGCTGCCAGCTAA